The DNA window TAGGCATCAGACTCTCCTCAACTTGAGCACGTTGGCTTCTTGTTTACGGAGCGAAAGCCTGTACGAAAGCACGCTCACCTCGACCGGGTCGCCGAGCGGAGCCACCTGCAAAACCTGCAGCACCACACCGCGCACAAGCCCCATCGACAAAAGCTTGGACTTGTACTGAGAATCACCCGTGTTGTATCCAATAATTTCGGCCTTGTCGCCTTTTTTTAGTTCCGAAAACTTCGGTTCGTTATTCATACACCAACGATTTACTTTTTCGTAGATTTTGTAGCCTTCGACTTTTTCGACGGTTCACAGGGCGCGTTCACAAACTCCTCGATTTTCTCGAGAGTCTCCGCCGAAAGGATGTGTTCCATGCAGCAGGCGTCCTTGTCGGCAATCGCCTCGGACACGCCAAGCTTGATCAGGAAACCCTTCAGCAGGATGTGACGGTTCAGGATCTGGGACGCCACAAGCGCACCTTCCGAAGTGAGTTCAATGCCGCTGTAGGGCTCCTGCGTCACAAGGCCCAGCTTCTTGAGTTCGATTACCGCCTTGGCAACCGACGGCATCTTGACCTTGAGCGCCGCCGCAATGTCGCGGACACGGGCAATCCCGTTCGCAAGGCGCAGCATGTGCACCATTTCCAAGTAGTCTTCAAGGCTCTGACTTAACTTTACTTGTTCCATAGGACGGCTCCGATTAGACAAAAAACACACCT is part of the uncultured Fibrobacter sp. genome and encodes:
- a CDS encoding metal-dependent transcriptional regulator; this encodes MEQVKLSQSLEDYLEMVHMLRLANGIARVRDIAAALKVKMPSVAKAVIELKKLGLVTQEPYSGIELTSEGALVASQILNRHILLKGFLIKLGVSEAIADKDACCMEHILSAETLEKIEEFVNAPCEPSKKSKATKSTKK
- a CDS encoding FeoA family protein, with product MNNEPKFSELKKGDKAEIIGYNTGDSQYKSKLLSMGLVRGVVLQVLQVAPLGDPVEVSVLSYRLSLRKQEANVLKLRRV